One genomic segment of Flavobacteriaceae bacterium includes these proteins:
- a CDS encoding DNA repair protein: MNSSSESQTQSFCEQSSRLKLHSHIDNYKSKLLKQIPISKIQLSYQPEIPVKDRIKILDSGQSAETLRSLWNPDTLELQEQFMVLYLNNRNQIIGYYPHSSGTMTQAMIDMRLILATALGCGAVSMILSHNHPSSNPKPSKADHILTQKISKASKTIDITLLDHIILTKDSHYSFADNGEIDF, translated from the coding sequence ATGAATTCTTCTTCTGAATCACAAACACAGTCGTTTTGTGAGCAGTCCTCACGCCTAAAATTGCATTCCCATATTGATAATTACAAATCCAAATTGCTCAAACAAATTCCTATTTCAAAGATTCAACTCAGTTACCAACCTGAGATTCCAGTCAAAGACCGCATTAAAATTTTGGATAGTGGGCAATCAGCTGAAACGCTCCGTTCTTTATGGAATCCCGACACACTGGAATTACAGGAACAGTTTATGGTTTTGTATCTCAACAACCGCAATCAGATTATTGGATATTACCCACATAGTTCTGGAACTATGACCCAGGCAATGATTGATATGCGTCTGATTTTAGCCACGGCTTTAGGTTGTGGGGCAGTATCGATGATACTATCACACAATCACCCGAGTTCGAATCCAAAACCCTCAAAAGCTGACCATATTCTTACCCAAAAAATTTCTAAGGCTTCTAAAACTATAGATATTACACTACTCGACCACATTATTTTAACCAAAGACAGTCATTATTCTTTTGCAGACAATGGAGAAATTGATTTTTGA
- a CDS encoding tyrosine-type recombinase/integrase yields MYVMNKNQKPLSLKVPDKAERILEKYKANKKQNNGYVFPFLANANQKDPKDIFMKSRNASRLFNKYLKRIAKRCEIDKNLSNHIARHSFGNIAGDKIHPLMLQKLYRHSDLKTTVNYQANFIHKEADDALDTVINF; encoded by the coding sequence ATGTATGTAATGAATAAAAACCAGAAACCATTGAGTCTAAAAGTTCCTGACAAAGCAGAACGAATTCTAGAAAAATATAAAGCGAATAAGAAGCAAAATAATGGCTATGTATTTCCTTTTCTTGCAAATGCTAATCAGAAAGACCCCAAAGATATTTTTATGAAATCCCGTAATGCCTCACGTTTATTTAACAAGTACCTAAAACGTATTGCAAAGCGTTGTGAGATAGACAAAAATTTATCCAATCATATTGCTCGTCATTCTTTTGGAAATATTGCAGGAGATAAGATTCATCCATTGATGCTCCAAAAATTGTATCGCCATAGTGATCTAAAGACGACCGTCAATTATCAAGCGAATTTTATTCACAAGGAAGCGGATGATGCTTTAGACACAGTGATTAATTTTTAA
- a CDS encoding nucleotidyl transferase AbiEii/AbiGii toxin family protein, whose amino-acid sequence MRLHKNTELFKEAIKITAERLGIKDIYLEKDYWVTFALRTIFTNKIGGSVIFKGGTSLVKCFGLIERFSEDIDLTVLRYENDTDHQLKKKLKQITIVIANNLPEIQLDGITNKMGMIRKTAHTYPHFLKGDFGQVRDTIIIESSWLGSFEPHTTAEVSSYIYDMMIGTEQNELIQEYNLLPFLVKVLDPKRTLCEKIMSLVRFSHAENPIITLNNKIRHVYDIHKILENEELTTFFNADEFEKMLLKVANDDVVSFKNDNHWLKYHPKDALLFAEPVQTWNQLEQTYQSSFKAMVYGELPNEADILNTLKLIAKRLENLEWNINI is encoded by the coding sequence ATGAGATTACACAAAAACACAGAGCTATTTAAAGAGGCTATAAAAATTACCGCCGAACGCTTGGGGATCAAAGATATTTATCTTGAGAAAGATTATTGGGTAACATTTGCCTTGCGCACTATTTTTACCAACAAGATAGGAGGAAGTGTCATTTTTAAAGGAGGTACGTCTTTGGTGAAATGTTTTGGGTTGATTGAACGTTTTTCCGAAGATATTGATTTGACTGTTTTGCGTTACGAAAACGATACAGATCATCAATTAAAGAAAAAATTAAAACAAATAACAATCGTTATTGCAAATAATTTACCAGAAATTCAGTTGGACGGAATCACGAATAAAATGGGAATGATTCGAAAAACAGCACACACCTATCCTCATTTTTTAAAAGGTGATTTTGGACAAGTTCGAGATACTATCATTATTGAATCTTCTTGGTTGGGGAGTTTTGAGCCTCATACTACTGCCGAAGTATCATCGTATATTTACGATATGATGATTGGAACTGAACAAAATGAATTGATACAAGAATACAATTTGTTGCCTTTTTTGGTAAAAGTACTCGACCCCAAAAGAACTTTGTGCGAAAAAATTATGAGTTTGGTACGATTCTCTCATGCAGAAAATCCAATCATCACTTTAAACAACAAAATCCGTCATGTGTATGATATTCATAAAATATTGGAAAACGAAGAATTAACAACATTTTTTAACGCCGATGAGTTTGAAAAAATGCTCTTAAAAGTAGCGAATGACGATGTTGTGAGTTTCAAAAATGATAACCATTGGCTGAAATACCATCCAAAAGATGCCTTATTATTTGCCGAGCCAGTGCAAACGTGGAATCAATTAGAACAGACCTACCAATCGAGCTTTAAAGCAATGGTATATGGAGAATTACCGAACGAGGCAGATATTTTGAACACTCTTAAACTAATAGCAAAACGACTAGAGAATTTGGAATGGAATATCAATATTTAA
- a CDS encoding transposase: MKKQKRNYSPTFKQKAVELGYARGNVKQVCQELDIPYSVLFRWRREEKKYGKNSFPGKGNPKQTDEEKEIARLKKQF, from the coding sequence ATGAAAAAACAAAAACGTAATTACAGTCCCACATTTAAACAAAAAGCTGTAGAATTAGGTTATGCCCGCGGCAATGTAAAACAGGTTTGCCAGGAATTAGATATTCCTTATTCGGTTCTATTTCGTTGGCGTAGAGAAGAAAAAAAGTATGGCAAAAATAGTTTTCCGGGAAAGGGTAATCCCAAGCAAACAGACGAGGAAAAAGAAATAGCTCGTTTAAAGAAACAATTTTAA
- a CDS encoding tyrosine-type recombinase/integrase, whose protein sequence is MNKNEKPVSLKIPDKIKSILAQYEEIKNSKNAYVFLFLSKANKKDPYDIFVKTRNATSLFNKYLKRIAGQCEIDKNLSNHIARHSFENIAGDAIHPLMLQKLYRHSDLKTTINYQANFIHKEADDALDTVINF, encoded by the coding sequence ATGAATAAGAACGAAAAGCCTGTCAGCCTTAAAATTCCAGACAAAATAAAAAGCATTTTGGCTCAATACGAAGAAATAAAGAACTCAAAAAACGCTTATGTATTTCTGTTTTTGAGTAAAGCCAACAAAAAGGATCCCTATGATATTTTTGTCAAAACCCGTAACGCAACCAGTTTGTTTAATAAATACTTGAAACGTATCGCCGGACAATGTGAGATTGATAAAAACTTATCTAATCATATCGCTCGCCATTCATTTGAAAATATTGCAGGAGATGCGATACATCCATTAATGCTCCAAAAACTCTATCGTCATAGTGATTTAAAAACGACCATCAATTACCAAGCAAACTTTATTCATAAAGAAGCAGATGATGCACTTGATACGGTGATAAATTTCTAG
- a CDS encoding 4-carboxy-4-hydroxy-2-oxoadipate aldolase/oxaloacetate decarboxylase — protein sequence MKLLIVGAHAADFVWRAGGTIAKVVEQGGEVLNLSLSYGERGESGVLWKENPNQTVEEVKKLRHKMSSKASEILGCEYKCLDWGDYPMIVNEDRIDQLAEIIRNFAPQVIITHTEKDPFNPDHPLTFRTVQQARLLSAGAGVAAAFKRIYPPRWFSFEPHQPELSGFVPDTYIDITSVFDKKIAAMQCMKAQGYLVNYYTELGSRRGNHARRISGKQDIKYAESHQAMVPVVGGLDKLSKFGTATIHEALGRIGNLPYQIKPLHKKQRLCGLAYPVKLKPGNNVLLHRAYAYAKSGDVIIVDCQGGFEYGYWGDLLTSGAMQHGVKGLVIDGCIRDADEIEELGFPVFSRGYCIKGTTKDPEGTLNKSITIGDCVINPGDIIVGDRDGVVVVPKDRIDEAIEKSEAREEKEASVRAQLLEGKTSLQIYEWDKKFGY from the coding sequence ATGAAATTATTAATTGTAGGAGCACATGCTGCGGACTTTGTTTGGAGAGCAGGTGGAACAATAGCTAAAGTAGTTGAACAAGGAGGAGAGGTATTAAATCTCTCACTATCATATGGGGAAAGAGGCGAATCCGGTGTCTTATGGAAAGAAAACCCAAATCAAACTGTTGAAGAGGTAAAAAAATTACGTCATAAAATGTCCTCTAAAGCATCAGAAATTTTAGGATGCGAATACAAATGTTTAGATTGGGGAGATTACCCTATGATAGTAAATGAAGATCGAATAGATCAATTAGCAGAAATTATTCGAAATTTTGCGCCACAAGTAATTATTACGCATACTGAAAAAGACCCTTTTAATCCCGACCATCCTTTAACATTCCGTACAGTACAACAAGCAAGGTTGTTATCTGCAGGAGCTGGAGTTGCTGCCGCTTTTAAGAGAATATATCCGCCAAGATGGTTTTCTTTTGAGCCACACCAACCGGAATTATCCGGTTTCGTTCCAGATACATATATTGATATTACAAGTGTTTTTGATAAAAAAATTGCTGCAATGCAATGTATGAAAGCACAAGGTTATCTTGTAAATTATTATACAGAATTAGGATCAAGAAGAGGCAATCATGCAAGAAGAATTTCAGGAAAACAAGACATAAAATATGCAGAATCCCATCAAGCCATGGTGCCAGTAGTAGGAGGATTAGATAAATTATCAAAATTTGGAACTGCTACTATACATGAAGCACTTGGGCGCATAGGTAACTTACCATATCAAATTAAACCTTTACATAAAAAGCAACGTCTTTGTGGGTTAGCATATCCTGTTAAATTAAAACCTGGGAACAACGTACTTTTACATAGAGCTTATGCGTATGCAAAATCAGGAGATGTAATTATTGTTGACTGTCAAGGCGGATTTGAATATGGGTATTGGGGCGATTTATTGACCTCTGGAGCTATGCAACATGGTGTTAAAGGATTAGTAATAGACGGTTGTATTAGAGATGCAGATGAAATAGAAGAACTAGGTTTTCCAGTATTTTCACGTGGTTATTGTATAAAAGGAACAACTAAAGACCCAGAAGGAACCTTAAATAAATCCATTACTATTGGGGATTGTGTTATTAATCCGGGAGATATCATCGTTGGTGATAGAGATGGAGTTGTTGTAGTTCCAAAAGACCGAATTGATGAAGCTATTGAAAAATCTGAAGCCAGAGAAGAAAAAGAAGCTAGTGTTAGAGCACAACTATTAGAAGGCAAAACATCTTTACAAATTTATGAATGGGATAAAAAATTTGGATACTAA
- the ligA gene encoding protocatechuate 4,5-dioxygenase subunit alpha: MTFEEKKALREAFNDIPGTYVLTPEHSKKGYHLNMFCMSLNKQENRAEFRENEVEYLKQFPMSDEQKQAVLNREWLKLLQLGGNIYYTFKIAIFDKRSMQYVGGKMSNITEEEFRDMMLSGGRSIIGNRSKKSLKK; the protein is encoded by the coding sequence ATGACATTTGAAGAAAAGAAAGCATTAAGAGAAGCATTCAATGACATACCAGGCACCTATGTCTTAACACCAGAGCATTCTAAAAAAGGATACCATCTAAACATGTTTTGCATGTCTTTGAACAAACAAGAGAATAGAGCTGAATTTAGAGAAAATGAAGTTGAGTATTTAAAACAATTTCCAATGTCTGATGAACAAAAACAAGCAGTTTTAAATCGTGAGTGGCTGAAATTATTACAATTAGGAGGAAACATTTATTACACTTTTAAGATCGCAATTTTCGATAAAAGATCCATGCAATATGTAGGAGGTAAAATGTCTAATATAACAGAAGAAGAATTTAGAGATATGATGCTAAGTGGCGGAAGATCAATAATAGGTAATAGGAGTAAAAAATCATTAAAAAAATAG
- a CDS encoding protocatechuate 3,4-dioxygenase (extradiol catechol dioxygenase that catalyzes the oxidative cleavage of substituted catechols; part of the bacterial aromatic compound degradation pathway) — translation MAKIVGGIGCSHVPPVGAASDNDKTQEGYWTPLFNALPPARKWLADLKPDVIVLVYNDHASAFSLELIPTFAIGTADVFKPADEGYGPRKVPDAIGHSELAWHIAESCILDEFDLTIANKMDVDHGCTVPLTVFFGKVDKWPVKVIPICVNVIQFPPPTANRCFNLGKAIKKAVEEFPEDLNVVIAGTGGMSHQLQGERAGVVNTEFDINYLNNLGGDNDLNRYKPHLDYIREAGSEGIELVMWQIMRGAMEDKVVEKFRKYHVASSNTAFGIICFENENQNES, via the coding sequence ATGGCAAAAATAGTTGGCGGAATAGGTTGTAGTCACGTGCCTCCGGTTGGAGCTGCTTCAGACAATGATAAAACGCAAGAGGGTTATTGGACACCGCTTTTTAATGCTTTGCCTCCTGCAAGAAAATGGCTAGCAGACTTAAAACCAGATGTTATTGTTTTGGTTTATAACGATCACGCTTCTGCTTTTTCTTTAGAGTTAATACCAACTTTTGCCATAGGCACTGCAGATGTATTTAAACCTGCAGATGAAGGTTATGGGCCAAGAAAAGTTCCGGATGCAATTGGACATTCTGAATTAGCCTGGCATATTGCTGAATCTTGCATATTAGATGAATTTGATTTAACTATTGCCAATAAAATGGATGTTGATCACGGATGCACAGTTCCTTTAACTGTTTTCTTTGGTAAAGTAGACAAATGGCCAGTTAAGGTAATTCCAATTTGTGTTAATGTAATTCAATTTCCCCCACCAACTGCAAATAGATGTTTTAATCTTGGCAAAGCAATTAAAAAAGCAGTAGAAGAATTTCCTGAAGATTTAAATGTTGTTATTGCAGGAACAGGAGGAATGTCTCATCAGTTACAAGGAGAACGTGCAGGTGTTGTAAATACAGAATTTGACATAAACTACTTAAATAATTTAGGTGGTGATAATGATTTGAATAGATATAAACCACATTTAGATTATATAAGAGAAGCAGGATCTGAAGGAATAGAATTAGTCATGTGGCAAATTATGAGAGGTGCAATGGAAGACAAAGTAGTAGAAAAATTTAGAAAATATCATGTGGCAAGTAGTAATACTGCATTTGGTATTATTTGCTTCGAAAACGAAAATCAAAATGAATCTTAA
- a CDS encoding 4-hydroxybenzoate 3-monooxygenase has protein sequence MWQVVILHLVLFASKTKIKMNLKTQVGIIGAGPAGLTLQRLLHNAGIESIILENRNEEYLRRRLRAGVMEQGTVDTFVNAGVGEKLQANKMIHNGIGLHFNGVAQRLDVKGLTGGKVVSVYGQKNITNDMIDRANKDGLQIIWEAKGQRLEGFDDETKDTIIHYSLHGKMYTLQCDYIIGCDGFHGISRPSLPITEKNIFTYEFPYSWYGVLAEAKPISHEVIYAHHPDGFALQSMRGSELSRLYIQCPNGTDPDTYEEEWVWDELDKRLGVKLNRGNIINSGVAPMRSFVCDKMQHGKLFIAGDAAHIVPPTGAKGMNLAIADINVLSKGLINHYNEKDDDILNRYTEICLRRIWKVERFSWWVTTTFHIDPNQDEFKTKMQEATISYLLDSEVGGHSFAENYVGLPILWNKK, from the coding sequence ATGTGGCAAGTAGTAATACTGCATTTGGTATTATTTGCTTCGAAAACGAAAATCAAAATGAATCTTAAAACACAAGTAGGTATAATAGGTGCTGGACCTGCTGGTTTAACATTGCAAAGATTGTTACATAATGCAGGAATAGAATCAATTATTTTAGAAAACAGAAATGAAGAATATTTGCGTAGAAGATTACGTGCCGGAGTAATGGAACAAGGCACAGTCGATACTTTTGTAAATGCTGGAGTTGGTGAAAAATTGCAAGCTAACAAAATGATTCATAATGGTATAGGCTTGCACTTTAATGGAGTCGCTCAAAGGTTAGATGTTAAAGGTTTAACTGGTGGAAAAGTTGTATCAGTTTATGGTCAAAAAAATATAACCAATGATATGATTGACCGTGCAAATAAAGATGGTCTTCAAATAATTTGGGAAGCAAAAGGTCAAAGATTGGAAGGATTTGATGATGAAACAAAAGATACAATTATCCATTATTCATTACACGGAAAAATGTACACCTTACAATGTGATTACATAATTGGTTGCGATGGATTTCATGGTATTTCGAGACCTTCACTTCCAATAACTGAAAAAAATATTTTCACTTATGAATTTCCATATTCTTGGTATGGTGTTTTAGCTGAAGCAAAACCAATTTCTCATGAAGTAATATATGCACATCATCCTGATGGATTTGCTTTGCAAAGTATGCGCGGATCTGAATTGTCAAGATTATATATTCAATGTCCGAATGGAACTGACCCTGATACTTATGAAGAAGAATGGGTTTGGGACGAATTAGACAAAAGGTTAGGAGTAAAACTTAACAGAGGAAATATAATAAACAGTGGAGTAGCTCCAATGCGATCATTTGTTTGCGATAAAATGCAACACGGAAAATTATTTATTGCTGGCGATGCTGCACACATTGTTCCACCAACCGGAGCAAAAGGAATGAACTTAGCTATTGCAGATATAAATGTATTATCAAAAGGATTAATAAATCATTACAACGAAAAAGATGACGATATTTTAAATAGATATACAGAAATTTGTTTGCGTCGTATTTGGAAAGTTGAACGCTTTTCTTGGTGGGTTACAACCACTTTTCATATCGATCCAAATCAAGATGAATTTAAAACTAAAATGCAAGAAGCCACTATTTCTTATCTCTTAGATTCTGAAGTAGGTGGACATTCTTTTGCAGAAAATTATGTAGGACTTCCTATTCTTTGGAATAAAAAATAA
- a CDS encoding oxidoreductase → MKIILAGSGSIALKHISAIQNIEDVEITTLLGADEEELKEVSSKYNIPNWSTNFEETIANPNEAAVILATPTPLHASQAIACMKARKHVLIEIPMADNLNDSREIVRTQKETGKVAMVAHTRRFNPPHQWIHDKINKGELHLHHLDVQTFFHRRENKSALGKSRNWSDHLLWHHACHSVDLFRYQTGEPEVKRWAMEGPVSPIIKVPLDMNIGMKSTSGKLLTVALSFNNEGPLGSWFRYICEEGTFKVRYNDMTDGWDKKVDYDWSGISDSGIELQDREFFEAIRTGEEPNASASQCYDTMGILHKLEYLAKN, encoded by the coding sequence ATGAAAATTATTTTAGCAGGCTCAGGATCAATAGCCTTAAAACATATAAGTGCTATTCAAAATATTGAAGACGTAGAAATAACAACATTATTAGGAGCAGATGAAGAAGAATTAAAAGAAGTGTCTTCTAAATATAACATTCCAAACTGGTCTACCAATTTCGAAGAAACCATTGCTAATCCAAATGAAGCAGCCGTAATATTAGCAACGCCTACACCATTACATGCTAGCCAAGCAATCGCTTGTATGAAAGCTAGAAAGCACGTACTCATTGAAATACCAATGGCAGATAATCTCAATGATTCAAGAGAAATAGTACGTACACAGAAAGAAACTGGTAAAGTTGCAATGGTAGCGCATACCAGACGCTTTAACCCACCACATCAATGGATACATGATAAAATTAATAAAGGAGAGTTGCATCTTCATCATTTAGATGTACAGACATTTTTCCACAGAAGAGAAAATAAAAGTGCTTTAGGTAAATCAAGAAATTGGTCAGACCATCTTTTATGGCATCATGCCTGCCACAGTGTAGATTTATTTAGATATCAAACAGGTGAACCAGAAGTAAAACGTTGGGCAATGGAAGGTCCTGTTAGCCCAATAATAAAGGTTCCGTTAGATATGAATATTGGAATGAAAAGTACTTCAGGCAAATTACTAACAGTTGCTTTATCATTTAATAATGAGGGTCCATTGGGTTCTTGGTTCAGGTACATCTGTGAAGAAGGTACTTTTAAAGTAAGGTATAATGATATGACAGACGGATGGGATAAGAAGGTAGATTATGATTGGAGCGGTATCTCAGACAGTGGTATTGAACTTCAGGATAGAGAATTTTTTGAAGCCATTAGAACGGGTGAAGAACCAAATGCAAGTGCTTCGCAATGTTATGATACTATGGGAATTTTGCATAAACTTGAATATCTAGCAAAAAACTAA
- a CDS encoding 4-oxalomesaconate tautomerase: MSQTAISFMQIRAGSSKGIFLNFSDLPKDIELRNKVILAIMEGVGNGDLRQIDGLGGGDSLTSKVAIVGPSKKEGVVLEYLFLQVVIGKGIVIDAQNCGNILSGVLPFAIEKGMVETTQMDTTAVIHMLNSDSFCEVTVFPHWEITYEGDAKVDGVPGTGSPIFCNYLDVEGASTGDLLPTGNLIDLIDGIEVTCIDNGMPVVNIRATDVGITGYETKDELNDNIKLKEKLEKIRLQAGIKMNLGDVLNKTVPKMTLISKAKNGGLINTRTFIPHVCHTAIGVLGAVSVASACILKGSVADRIANIAKDIKKQMSVEHPSGEFTVKFELEQQDNVIKFNKSGVLRTARPISKGVVYIPESIWKNKKKKDFQ, from the coding sequence ATGAGTCAAACAGCTATTTCTTTCATGCAAATAAGAGCAGGAAGTTCCAAAGGAATATTCTTGAATTTTTCAGATTTACCAAAAGATATAGAATTAAGAAATAAAGTTATTTTGGCAATCATGGAAGGTGTTGGTAATGGAGACCTAAGGCAGATTGATGGCCTTGGAGGAGGCGATTCTTTAACAAGCAAAGTGGCCATTGTCGGACCGTCTAAAAAAGAAGGTGTCGTTCTAGAATACCTTTTTTTACAAGTGGTAATTGGAAAAGGAATTGTTATAGATGCTCAAAATTGCGGAAACATTCTTTCGGGAGTTCTCCCTTTTGCAATAGAAAAAGGAATGGTTGAAACTACACAAATGGATACTACAGCCGTTATTCACATGTTAAATAGTGACTCTTTTTGTGAGGTGACAGTCTTTCCTCATTGGGAAATAACTTATGAAGGTGATGCTAAAGTTGATGGTGTGCCGGGAACAGGATCTCCTATTTTTTGCAATTATTTAGATGTAGAAGGTGCCAGTACAGGAGATTTACTACCTACAGGAAACCTAATTGACCTAATAGATGGAATTGAAGTTACCTGTATAGACAACGGAATGCCAGTGGTTAATATAAGAGCAACAGATGTAGGAATTACAGGCTACGAAACAAAAGACGAATTAAATGATAATATAAAATTAAAAGAGAAGTTAGAAAAAATTAGACTTCAGGCAGGTATAAAAATGAATTTAGGTGATGTTTTAAATAAGACCGTTCCAAAAATGACACTCATATCAAAAGCCAAAAACGGAGGGCTTATTAATACAAGAACCTTTATCCCACACGTATGCCATACGGCAATAGGTGTATTGGGTGCAGTTTCTGTAGCAAGTGCTTGTATTCTTAAAGGCTCAGTAGCAGATAGAATTGCAAATATCGCAAAAGACATAAAAAAACAAATGTCTGTAGAGCATCCTTCAGGTGAATTTACAGTAAAGTTTGAATTAGAACAGCAAGATAATGTGATAAAATTTAATAAATCAGGAGTGTTAAGAACAGCACGTCCAATTAGTAAAGGAGTAGTTTATATTCCTGAATCTATCTGGAAAAATAAGAAAAAGAAAGATTTTCAATAA
- a CDS encoding amidohydrolase family protein: protein MKKTCMAPNAKPKKPNYTLPKNATDAHCHVFGPRDKFPYRPDATYWPPDNGKNELKKLHDFLGIERAVIVQASCHDIDNSAMIDAIASSNGAYKGVCIANKNFTDKQFEELNKGGVRRVRFNFVKHLGGAPDLVGMKNVLERVKQYGWHLVIHVNAEDIIEYESFFNQFKDLQIIVDHMGRVPTGGGIEQPAFKVLLDFMQRDNWWVKVSGSERISKAGPPFYDAIPYAQKLIQTAPDRILWGTDFPHPNIKEHMPNDGHLVDLVALFTYDKDLQKKILVDNPERLYGWS, encoded by the coding sequence ATGAAAAAAACCTGTATGGCTCCCAATGCCAAACCAAAGAAACCAAATTATACATTACCTAAAAATGCTACAGATGCACATTGCCATGTATTTGGTCCACGAGATAAATTCCCATACCGTCCAGATGCTACCTATTGGCCTCCGGATAATGGAAAAAATGAATTAAAAAAATTACATGACTTTTTAGGAATAGAACGTGCTGTTATAGTACAGGCTAGCTGTCATGACATAGATAACAGTGCTATGATTGATGCTATTGCATCCAGTAATGGTGCTTATAAAGGAGTTTGTATTGCTAATAAAAATTTTACAGACAAACAATTTGAAGAACTAAATAAAGGTGGAGTTCGCAGGGTTCGATTCAATTTTGTAAAACATTTAGGTGGTGCGCCAGATTTAGTGGGAATGAAAAATGTTTTAGAACGTGTAAAACAATACGGTTGGCATTTGGTAATTCATGTAAATGCAGAAGATATTATTGAGTACGAAAGTTTTTTTAATCAATTTAAAGACTTGCAAATTATTGTAGATCATATGGGAAGAGTTCCTACAGGTGGAGGCATAGAACAACCTGCATTTAAAGTGTTATTAGATTTTATGCAACGAGATAACTGGTGGGTAAAAGTAAGCGGTAGCGAACGTATTTCCAAAGCAGGACCTCCATTTTATGATGCCATTCCGTATGCTCAAAAATTAATTCAAACAGCACCTGATAGAATTCTTTGGGGAACAGATTTTCCGCACCCAAATATCAAAGAACACATGCCAAATGATGGGCATTTGGTTGATTTGGTAGCATTATTTACTTACGATAAAGATTTACAGAAAAAAATATTAGTTGATAATCCAGAACGCTTATATGGTTGGAGTTGA
- a CDS encoding MBL fold metallo-hydrolase — protein sequence MGKFQKFNIGSLECIALYDSEIELPFHKVFPTAKSSILKKVAPTIQMGFNYLFIKSDKYNVLIDTGRGNGELLNSIEEAGVFLSSIDYIILTHCDADHVSGLQQYAMEDRRLKAFRQTKVIMPKRMWNLWTKRASKQKLIKEFENTPFIKNSSEEKKEVSIVARKRWANEHLPNLKNKISLEEEEKTFLGIFKFIYAPGHRSDHFAILIESEGEHLLHIADAFRHSSQITVPKLHSMYDSYPQTLYKTIQELYNLAKTKKAVIFGTHFPFPGLFEIKENEVLYNKNF from the coding sequence ATGGGAAAATTTCAAAAATTTAATATAGGTTCCTTAGAGTGTATAGCCCTCTATGACAGTGAAATAGAATTACCTTTTCATAAGGTGTTCCCCACAGCAAAATCATCAATATTAAAAAAAGTAGCACCTACAATACAGATGGGCTTTAATTATCTTTTTATAAAATCTGATAAATACAATGTGCTTATTGATACAGGAAGAGGAAACGGTGAATTATTAAATAGCATAGAAGAAGCAGGTGTTTTTCTATCAAGTATAGATTATATTATTTTAACACATTGTGATGCAGATCATGTAAGTGGTTTACAACAATATGCAATGGAAGATAGAAGGCTAAAGGCTTTTAGACAAACAAAAGTAATCATGCCAAAGCGCATGTGGAATCTATGGACAAAAAGAGCCTCTAAACAGAAATTAATAAAAGAGTTTGAAAATACACCCTTTATTAAAAATTCATCAGAAGAAAAAAAAGAAGTTTCTATTGTAGCAAGAAAAAGATGGGCAAATGAGCATTTGCCAAACTTAAAAAATAAGATTTCATTAGAAGAGGAAGAAAAAACATTTTTAGGAATCTTTAAATTTATATATGCTCCTGGGCATCGGTCTGATCATTTTGCAATACTCATTGAATCTGAAGGAGAACATCTATTACATATAGCAGATGCTTTTAGACATTCTTCTCAAATAACAGTTCCAAAATTGCATTCAATGTATGATTCATATCCTCAGACACTATACAAAACCATTCAGGAATTATACAATTTAGCAAAAACGAAAAAAGCAGTCATCTTTGGAACTCATTTTCCTTTTCCAGGTTTGTTTGAAATTAAAGAAAATGAAGTTTTATATAACAAGAATTTTTAG